One stretch of Carboxydothermus pertinax DNA includes these proteins:
- a CDS encoding double-cubane-cluster-containing anaerobic reductase — protein sequence MDNRELWKTLNVDLEKHDEFLAPVPGVYTELFLNRPNRPKKMDYFDAVVGDIHGIRVHELYNLKHAGKKVFATFCVYVPEEIINATGSACIGLCAGAQYPIPAGETVLPRNLCPLIKSAMGFKIERICPYFQVADCVVGETTCDGKKKAWEILNEYIPVHVMELPQKKEARDREFWEAEIKDFVRFVEETTGVKLNAENLREGIEKINKKRQALKRLSDLRKHNPAPIHGLDVLLINQLAFFDDPERFASKVNELCDELEERVARGEGVAPKDAPRILITGTPQPIPHWKIHALIEGAGGVVVGEETCTGERYFKDLVEPADDMDGMLKNIAARSLKVNCACFTPNPGRIEDLLGLANKLQVDGVIHYSLQFCQPYGVESYFVSRELENRNIPVLKLESDFSDEDQGQLKTRIEAFLEMIK from the coding sequence ATGGACAATCGAGAACTGTGGAAGACTTTGAATGTTGATTTGGAGAAACACGATGAATTTTTGGCTCCGGTGCCGGGGGTTTATACCGAACTTTTTTTAAATCGACCCAATCGACCTAAAAAAATGGACTACTTTGATGCGGTAGTAGGGGATATTCATGGAATTAGAGTGCACGAGCTTTACAACTTAAAACATGCAGGTAAAAAAGTGTTTGCGACTTTTTGCGTTTATGTTCCGGAGGAAATTATTAATGCTACCGGCAGTGCTTGCATAGGCCTTTGCGCCGGTGCGCAGTATCCAATTCCGGCAGGGGAGACGGTCTTGCCCCGCAATCTTTGTCCGCTTATTAAATCAGCAATGGGCTTTAAAATTGAGAGAATTTGTCCATATTTCCAGGTGGCGGATTGTGTAGTAGGGGAAACTACTTGTGATGGCAAGAAAAAAGCCTGGGAGATTTTAAATGAATATATTCCAGTGCATGTGATGGAACTTCCCCAGAAAAAAGAAGCACGAGACCGAGAATTTTGGGAAGCTGAAATTAAAGATTTTGTGCGATTTGTGGAAGAAACGACTGGAGTTAAATTAAATGCCGAAAACTTAAGAGAAGGAATTGAAAAAATAAACAAAAAACGACAAGCCTTAAAAAGGCTTTCGGATTTAAGAAAACATAACCCTGCTCCTATCCATGGCTTGGATGTCCTTTTAATTAATCAATTGGCCTTTTTTGATGACCCTGAACGATTTGCTTCCAAGGTAAACGAACTCTGTGACGAATTAGAAGAAAGGGTTGCCCGGGGGGAAGGGGTAGCTCCCAAAGATGCCCCGAGAATCTTAATTACCGGTACCCCTCAGCCCATACCCCACTGGAAAATCCATGCCTTAATTGAAGGAGCCGGCGGAGTGGTAGTGGGAGAGGAAACTTGTACCGGGGAAAGGTATTTTAAGGATTTAGTAGAACCAGCCGATGACATGGACGGAATGTTAAAAAATATTGCAGCAAGATCTTTAAAGGTAAATTGTGCTTGCTTTACCCCCAACCCTGGCCGTATAGAGGACCTTTTAGGGCTGGCTAATAAATTACAAGTAGACGGGGTAATTCACTATTCTTTGCAGTTTTGTCAACCCTATGGAGTGGAAAGTTACTTCGTTAGCAGGGAGCTGGAGAATCGCAACATTCCGGTATTAAAGTTAGAAAGCGACTTTTCCGATGAAGACCAGGGGCAGTTAAAAACCCGGATTGAAGCCTTTTTGGAGATGATAAAATAG
- a CDS encoding acyl-CoA dehydratase activase, whose protein sequence is MFAGLDLGSTNTKLVIIREDGSLLFKIIPTKFEPVKAGEAILRETGEDIQRLVVTGYGRVAFNRGKVVTEITCQAKGCHELFPEVEFILDLGGQDAKIIKKDGQGRVVNFLMNDKCAAGTGRFLEVILAAIGDEFQDEVLVNEVKAVPINSMCTVFAESEVISLLARGTPKREVVAGLFKTVAKRLAKFVASLGQPRKLIFTGGGANYKALRFFLQRELGIEVVVPPEPSVTAALGAALIAKEA, encoded by the coding sequence GTGTTTGCAGGATTAGATTTAGGTTCTACCAATACGAAATTAGTAATTATAAGAGAGGATGGAAGCCTTCTTTTTAAGATTATTCCCACTAAATTTGAACCGGTGAAAGCCGGAGAGGCTATCTTAAGAGAGACAGGAGAGGATATTCAACGATTGGTAGTTACCGGTTACGGTCGGGTGGCTTTTAACCGGGGAAAAGTTGTAACGGAAATAACCTGTCAGGCCAAGGGCTGCCATGAATTATTTCCCGAGGTTGAATTTATCTTAGATTTAGGCGGTCAGGATGCTAAAATAATTAAAAAGGATGGTCAAGGAAGGGTAGTTAATTTTTTAATGAATGATAAATGTGCTGCTGGAACGGGCAGATTTTTAGAAGTAATTTTAGCGGCAATTGGGGATGAATTCCAGGATGAGGTTTTGGTTAATGAAGTTAAGGCAGTTCCTATAAATTCCATGTGCACTGTCTTTGCCGAATCTGAAGTTATCTCGTTGCTTGCCCGTGGAACTCCTAAAAGAGAAGTAGTAGCGGGGTTATTTAAAACAGTAGCCAAAAGGCTTGCCAAATTTGTCGCAAGCCTTGGCCAACCCCGAAAATTAATATTTACCGGTGGTGGGGCGAACTACAAAGCCCTAAGATTTTTTTTACAAAGAGAACTGGGAATTGAGGTGGTTGTGCCACCAGAACCGTCGGTGACCGCTGCTTTAGGGGCTGCTTTAATTGCTAAAGAAGCCTGA
- the gcvT gene encoding glycine cleavage system aminomethyltransferase GcvT, which yields MESLKRTPLFEEHLKLGAKMVPFGGWEMPVQYTGILEEHMAVRTDVGMFDVSHMGEIEILGSRAEEFVNYLITNDASRLNPGEVIYTTMCYPNGGTVDDLLAYKYSNDHYLLVVNASNKDKDFAYIIEHKWEDVTVTDLSDQTAEIALQGPRAQEVLQKLTSFDLNRIKYFGFVEIEVAGIPCLVSRTGYTGEDGFEIYFTPIHAAKIWNELLSLGVKPAGLGARDTLRFEACLPLYGHELSAEITPLEAGLGWAVKFTKEDFLGKEALLAQKNAGLKRKIVGLEMIGAGIPRQGYEIVFNQRGVGFVTSGTFAPYFKKNLALAMVDIDAAEIGTELEVIIRGKGVRARVVPKPFYKRGK from the coding sequence ATGGAAAGTTTAAAAAGAACTCCGCTTTTTGAAGAGCACTTAAAGCTTGGGGCCAAAATGGTACCCTTTGGTGGCTGGGAAATGCCGGTTCAGTATACCGGTATCTTGGAAGAACATATGGCTGTTCGTACCGATGTGGGGATGTTTGATGTGTCCCATATGGGAGAAATTGAAATTTTGGGTAGCAGGGCTGAAGAATTTGTAAACTACTTGATTACCAATGATGCTTCCCGCTTAAATCCTGGTGAGGTAATTTATACTACCATGTGTTATCCAAACGGCGGGACGGTTGATGATTTATTGGCCTATAAGTATTCCAACGACCATTACTTATTGGTAGTGAATGCTTCCAACAAAGATAAGGATTTTGCCTATATTATAGAACATAAGTGGGAAGATGTAACGGTAACCGACTTATCGGACCAAACGGCGGAAATTGCTCTCCAGGGTCCCCGGGCTCAGGAGGTCTTGCAAAAACTAACTTCTTTTGACTTAAACCGGATTAAATATTTTGGTTTTGTGGAAATAGAGGTAGCGGGTATTCCCTGCTTGGTAAGCCGCACCGGCTATACCGGCGAAGATGGCTTTGAAATTTATTTTACCCCCATTCACGCGGCAAAAATTTGGAATGAACTATTAAGTCTTGGGGTAAAACCAGCAGGGCTTGGTGCCCGGGATACTTTAAGGTTTGAAGCCTGCCTTCCGTTATACGGCCATGAACTTTCAGCCGAGATTACGCCTCTTGAGGCGGGACTTGGTTGGGCCGTTAAGTTTACCAAGGAAGATTTTCTGGGAAAAGAAGCTTTACTTGCCCAAAAAAATGCAGGGCTTAAAAGAAAAATTGTTGGTTTGGAAATGATTGGAGCAGGAATTCCGCGCCAGGGCTACGAAATAGTATTTAACCAAAGGGGAGTAGGTTTTGTTACCTCCGGTACCTTTGCGCCGTATTTTAAGAAAAACCTGGCTTTAGCCATGGTTGATATCGACGCGGCGGAAATTGGTACCGAGTTGGAAGTAATCATTCGGGGGAAGGGCGTTCGTGCCCGGGTAGTTCCAAAACCATTTTACAAAAGGGGGAAATAA
- the gcvH gene encoding glycine cleavage system protein GcvH, with protein MSNVPKDLKYSREHEWIKVDGNIGIVGITDFAQKSLGDIVFIELPGVGDEITAGDTFGVVESVKAASDLYAPVSGKVLEVNEEVIDSPQLVNEDPYGKGWMIKVEISNEAELEELLSPEDYEKLLEEEGE; from the coding sequence ATGAGTAATGTGCCTAAGGATTTAAAGTACAGCCGTGAGCATGAGTGGATTAAGGTAGACGGCAATATTGGTATTGTAGGGATTACTGATTTTGCCCAAAAATCACTGGGAGACATCGTATTTATTGAGCTTCCTGGAGTGGGTGATGAAATTACCGCTGGGGACACCTTTGGGGTGGTAGAGTCGGTAAAAGCTGCTTCCGACTTATATGCTCCGGTCTCCGGAAAAGTACTGGAAGTAAATGAGGAAGTTATTGATTCACCTCAATTGGTAAATGAAGACCCCTATGGTAAGGGGTGGATGATTAAAGTTGAAATTTCCAATGAAGCGGAATTGGAAGAACTACTCTCCCCCGAAGATTACGAAAAACTTTTAGAAGAGGAAGGCGAATAA